The DNA sequence GAAGCTATCATCGGCGTAATCATGATGCCGATCACAATTCCCGGGCTCAGGGCATTAAAGATTTCAAGAGAAGGAATAATATCCCGAAGGATTGGCGTTACAAATGTCAGTGCAAAAAAACCGTAAACAATCGTCGGTATGCCGGCCAGAACCTCAAGGACCGGCTTAATGATCCTTCTTGTCCTGTCAGATGCATACTCACTCAAAAAGATGGCCGATGCGAGGCCGATTGGCACCGCAACTATAACAGCAATGGCTGTTACTTTCAATGTTCCTGAAACAAGCGGCAGAATCCCATATGAACCCTGTGATTCAGAGAAAGGATACCATTTCTGGGCGGTCAGGAACTCACCTATGCTCACCTTGTCAAAGAAGATGAATGTTTCTACAATAAGAGTCATGACAATGCCGATCGTCGTCAGCACTGAAACTGCAGCTGTCAGCAGCAGAAGCCAAGGTACGAGCTTTTCAATTATATTTCCTGCATTTTTCTTTTGCTTTTTTTCCTGAATCATTTCCTGGACGGAAAATGTGTCCGATGACTTTAATAGTGCCAAAATGAAAACCCCTTTCATCCGCATAGCAAGATGAGAAGCACAGGTGACGCGCTTCCCATCATAAAATTGTTAAATATTATTTAAGGCCTTCTAATGTCTTCATTGCCTCATCATACTCTTCATCCTTCAGCTTTACATAGCCTACATCTTCTGAAAGGACGCCGGCATTCTCGATCGTATATTTGACAAACTCATAAACTTCTTCATTTTTAAGAGATTCGTTTTTCACATAAGTGAAGAGCGGCCTTGACAATGGTGCATATTCTCCGCTTTCTACTGTTTCATTGTTCGGTTCAACAGGGCCGTTTCCGCCGTCAATCGGAACAACCTTCAGGCTGTCTTTGTTTTCAGCATAATAAGCATAGCCGAAGTAGCCAATAGCGTTTTTGTCGCCTGTTACACCTTGTACCAGTACGTTGTCATCCTCAGAAAGTGTGGCTTTTTCAACGATAGGCGCTTCTTCAAGGATTACTTCATCAAAATAGTCATATGTGCCGGAATCTGTACCTGGTGAATAGAATTTAATTTCCTCTTCAGGCCAGCCTTCACGGATATCGGACCATTTTTTCACTGATCCATCTTCAATCCACATTTTCTTCAGTTCTTCAACAGTCAGGTGATCAACCCAGTCATTGTCTTTGCTTACTACAACAGAGAGGCCGTCATTGGCAAGTTTGAATTCTGTGTATTCAATTCCTTTGCTTTCAAGCTCTGCTGCTTCTTCTTCTTTAATCGGACGGGATGCGTTGCTCAAATCTGTGTCACCGGCGATGAATGCCTTAAAGCCTCCGCCAGTACCTGATGATGCAACAGAAACTTTTACTCCAGGCTGTTCCATTCCGAACTCTTCAACGACAGCTTCCATGATTGGATATACAGTAGAAGAACCATCGATATTAATTTCGCCTTGAAGCTGCTTATCTTCATCACTTGCTTGCTCTGTGCTGTTGCCTCCGTCTGTTTGGGAACCATTTGTTGTTCCTTCTTCAGAGTTGCCGCAAGCTGCTGTGAATGCTAGCACTGCCCCGATCATTGCTGATAGTGCCAAGTACTTAAAGCTTTTCATTTCTTTATTCCCCCTAAGAGATTTGGTTGTTTTGTCCTACGAGTATTAGAATAAGGCTTTTCTATTAATCTGGT is a window from the Bacillus infantis NRRL B-14911 genome containing:
- the pstC gene encoding phosphate ABC transporter permease subunit PstC, which produces MRMKGVFILALLKSSDTFSVQEMIQEKKQKKNAGNIIEKLVPWLLLLTAAVSVLTTIGIVMTLIVETFIFFDKVSIGEFLTAQKWYPFSESQGSYGILPLVSGTLKVTAIAVIVAVPIGLASAIFLSEYASDRTRRIIKPVLEVLAGIPTIVYGFFALTFVTPILRDIIPSLEIFNALSPGIVIGIMITPMIASLSEDAMSSVPRAMREGALAMGSTKLEVAFKVVLPAALSGIIASVVLAVSRAIGETMIVAVAGGSTPNLSWDVTNSIQTMTAYIVQVSQGDAGYGTTIYYSIYAVGFTLFLFTLVMNLFAQFISRRFREEY
- a CDS encoding PstS family phosphate ABC transporter substrate-binding protein, producing MKSFKYLALSAMIGAVLAFTAACGNSEEGTTNGSQTDGGNSTEQASDEDKQLQGEINIDGSSTVYPIMEAVVEEFGMEQPGVKVSVASSGTGGGFKAFIAGDTDLSNASRPIKEEEAAELESKGIEYTEFKLANDGLSVVVSKDNDWVDHLTVEELKKMWIEDGSVKKWSDIREGWPEEEIKFYSPGTDSGTYDYFDEVILEEAPIVEKATLSEDDNVLVQGVTGDKNAIGYFGYAYYAENKDSLKVVPIDGGNGPVEPNNETVESGEYAPLSRPLFTYVKNESLKNEEVYEFVKYTIENAGVLSEDVGYVKLKDEEYDEAMKTLEGLK